The Corvus hawaiiensis isolate bCorHaw1 chromosome 32, bCorHaw1.pri.cur, whole genome shotgun sequence genome has a segment encoding these proteins:
- the SLC44A2 gene encoding choline transporter-like protein 2 isoform X3: MGGHGDNYYGKHGTPQKYDPTFKGPIYDRGCTDIICCVLLVVAIVGYVVVGVVAWTHGDPRKVIHPTDSRGQFCGQQGTPNEKKPFLFYFDIVKCASPLVLLEFQCPTTQICVSKCPDRYMTYMTAYGNPTSLQYYRDFCTPEFGNSQKGPIEVLKDKECPAMLIPSTPLARRCFPAIQAKKGVIMVGNETTYDDGRGHRRNVTELLEGAKKANVVLETRQLAMKIFEDYTVSWYWIIIGLVIAMVASLIFIVLLRFLAGIMVWVMIVMVILVLGYGIFHCYMEYAKLKGEAGSDVSLTDLGFQTDLRVYLHLRQTWLAFLIILCVLELVIVLLLIFLRKRILIAIALIKEASRAIGHVMSSLLFPLCTFFLLCLCIAYWASTAVFLSTSNEAVYKVFNESTCPFSGQTCNPETFNTSNVTKLCPDAQCLFAFYGGETAYHKYLIVLQFFNVFMFFWLANFVIALGQVTLAGAFASYYWAFKKPDDMPAFPLFSAFGRALRYHTGSLAFGSLVLAIVQVIRVTLEYLDHRLKAAENKFAKFLLSCLKCCFWCLEKFIKFLNRNAYIMIAVYGTNFCTSARNAFFLLMRNIIRVAVLDKVTDFLFFLGKLLIVGSVGILAFFFFTQRIKLVQDTAPSLNYYWVPILTVIVGSYLIAHGFFSVYGMCVDTLFLCFLEDLERNDGSAEKPYFMSQNLRKLLKKTNKGQPDA, translated from the exons ATGGGGGGCCACGGGGACAACTACTACGGCAAACACG GAACGCCACAGAAGTATGACCCGACTTTCAAAGGTCCCATCTATGACAG gggctgcactgACATCATCTGCTGCGTCCTGCTCGTGGTGGCCATCGTGGGCTACGTGGTGGTCGGCGTCGTGG CCTGGACCCACGGGGACCCCCGGAAGGTGATCCACCCCACGGACAGCCGCGGGCAGTTCTGCGGGCAGCAGGGGACCCCCAACGA gaaaaaacctttccttttttactttGACATCGTCAAGTGCGCGAGCccgctggtgctgctggaattCCAGTGCCCGACCACGCAG ATCTGCGTCAGCAAATGCCCTGACCGGTACATGACATACATGACCGCCTACGGAAACCCCACCTCGCTGCAATATTACCGGGATTTCTGCACCCCCGAGTTCGGGAACTCGCAGAAG GGTCCCATCGAGGTGTTGAAGGACAAGGAGTGTCCGGCCATGCTCATTCCCAGCACCCCAC TGGCACGGAGGTGCTTCCCGGCCATCCAGGCCAAGAAGGGCGTCATCATGGTGGGCAACGAGACCACCTACGACGATGGCCGCGGGCACCGCAGGAACGTCACTGAGCTGCTGGAAGGGGCCAA AAAAGCCAACGTGGTGCTGGAGACCCGGCAGCTGGCCATGAAGATCTTCGAGGATTACACGGTGTCCTGGTACTGGATCATCAT AGGCCTCGTCATCGCTATGGTAGCCAGCCTGATCTTCATCGTGCTGCTGCGCTTCCTGGCCGGGATCATGGTCTGGGTGATGATTGTGATGGTGATCCTGGTGCTGGGATATg GAATCTTCCACTGTTACATGGAATACGCCAAGCTGAAAGGGGAAGCGGGGTCGGACGTGTCCCTGACGGACCTGGGCTTCCAGACCGACCTCCGTGTCTACCTCCACCTGCGGCAGACGTGGCTGGCGTTCC tGATCATCCTGTGCGTGCTGGAGCTGGTGATCGTGCTGCTGCTCATCTTCCTGCGCAAGAGGATCCTCATCGCCATTGCGCTCATCAAGGAGGCCAGCAG GGCCATTGGTCACGTCATGTCGTCGCTGCTGTTCCCCTTGTGCACcttcttcctgctgtgcctctgcaTCGCCTACTGGGCCAGCACTGCAGT CTTCCTGTCTACCTCCAACGAGGCTGTTTACAAGGTGTTCAATGAGTCCACGTGCCCCTTCTCTGGGCAGACCTGCAATCCCGAG ACCTTCAACACCAGCAACGTCACCAAGCTGTGCCCTGATGCCCAGTGCCTCTTCGCGTTCTACGGCGGCGAGACCGCCTATCACAAGTACCTCATCGTGCTCCAGTTCTTCAACGTCTTCATGTTCTTCTGGCTCGCCAACTTCGTCATCGCGCTGGGCCAGGTGACGCTGGCGGGCGCCTTCGCCTCCTACTACTGGGCCTTCAAGAAGCCCGACGACATGCCGGCCTTCCCGCTCTTCTCCGCCTTCGGCCGCGCGCTCCG GTACCACACCGGCTCGCTGGCCTTCGGCTCGCTAGTCCTGGCCATTGTCCAGGTCATTAGGGTCACGCTGGAGTACCTGGACCACCGGCTGAAAG CTGCCGAGAACAAGTTTGCCAAGTTCCTCCTGAGCTGCCTCAAGTGCTGCTTCTGGTGCCTGGAAAAGTTCATCAAGTTCCTCAACAGGAACGCCTACATCATG ATCGCCGTCTACGGCACCAACTTCTGCACCTCGGCCCGGAATGCGTTCTTCCTGCTGATGAGGAACATCATCCG GGTGGCCGTGTTAGATAAAGTCACggatttcctcttcttccttggGAAGCTCCTCATTGTGGGAAGCGTGG GAATCCTcgccttcttcttcttcacccAGCGGATAAAGCTGGTCCAGGACACAGCGCCGTCGCTGAATTACTACTGGGTCCCGATTCTG ACAGTGATCGTGGGCTCCTACCTCATTGCCCACGGGTTCTTCAGCGTGTACGGCATGTGCGTGGACAccctcttcctctgcttct TGGAAGACCTGGAGCGCAACGACGGCTCTGCGGAAAAGCCCTACTTCATGTCCCAGAACCTGAGGAAGCTGCTCAAGAAGACCAACAAAGGCCAGCCCGACGCGTAG
- the SLC44A2 gene encoding choline transporter-like protein 2 isoform X1, with protein sequence MDRAAGRRKPNGDYGTPQKYDPTFKGPIYDRGCTDIICCVLLVVAIVGYVVVGVVAWTHGDPRKVIHPTDSRGQFCGQQGTPNEKKPFLFYFDIVKCASPLVLLEFQCPTTQICVSKCPDRYMTYMTAYGNPTSLQYYRDFCTPEFGNSQKGPIEVLKDKECPAMLIPSTPLARRCFPAIQAKKGVIMVGNETTYDDGRGHRRNVTELLEGAKKANVVLETRQLAMKIFEDYTVSWYWIIIGLVIAMVASLIFIVLLRFLAGIMVWVMIVMVILVLGYGIFHCYMEYAKLKGEAGSDVSLTDLGFQTDLRVYLHLRQTWLAFLIILCVLELVIVLLLIFLRKRILIAIALIKEASRAIGHVMSSLLFPLCTFFLLCLCIAYWASTAVFLSTSNEAVYKVFNESTCPFSGQTCNPETFNTSNVTKLCPDAQCLFAFYGGETAYHKYLIVLQFFNVFMFFWLANFVIALGQVTLAGAFASYYWAFKKPDDMPAFPLFSAFGRALRYHTGSLAFGSLVLAIVQVIRVTLEYLDHRLKAAENKFAKFLLSCLKCCFWCLEKFIKFLNRNAYIMIAVYGTNFCTSARNAFFLLMRNIIRVAVLDKVTDFLFFLGKLLIVGSVGILAFFFFTQRIKLVQDTAPSLNYYWVPILTVIVGSYLIAHGFFSVYGMCVDTLFLCFCEDLERNDGSPERPYYMSPELSEILLKGHLEPSKSADSQG encoded by the exons ATGGACCGAGCCGCGGGCAGGAGGAAACCGAACGGCGATTACG GAACGCCACAGAAGTATGACCCGACTTTCAAAGGTCCCATCTATGACAG gggctgcactgACATCATCTGCTGCGTCCTGCTCGTGGTGGCCATCGTGGGCTACGTGGTGGTCGGCGTCGTGG CCTGGACCCACGGGGACCCCCGGAAGGTGATCCACCCCACGGACAGCCGCGGGCAGTTCTGCGGGCAGCAGGGGACCCCCAACGA gaaaaaacctttccttttttactttGACATCGTCAAGTGCGCGAGCccgctggtgctgctggaattCCAGTGCCCGACCACGCAG ATCTGCGTCAGCAAATGCCCTGACCGGTACATGACATACATGACCGCCTACGGAAACCCCACCTCGCTGCAATATTACCGGGATTTCTGCACCCCCGAGTTCGGGAACTCGCAGAAG GGTCCCATCGAGGTGTTGAAGGACAAGGAGTGTCCGGCCATGCTCATTCCCAGCACCCCAC TGGCACGGAGGTGCTTCCCGGCCATCCAGGCCAAGAAGGGCGTCATCATGGTGGGCAACGAGACCACCTACGACGATGGCCGCGGGCACCGCAGGAACGTCACTGAGCTGCTGGAAGGGGCCAA AAAAGCCAACGTGGTGCTGGAGACCCGGCAGCTGGCCATGAAGATCTTCGAGGATTACACGGTGTCCTGGTACTGGATCATCAT AGGCCTCGTCATCGCTATGGTAGCCAGCCTGATCTTCATCGTGCTGCTGCGCTTCCTGGCCGGGATCATGGTCTGGGTGATGATTGTGATGGTGATCCTGGTGCTGGGATATg GAATCTTCCACTGTTACATGGAATACGCCAAGCTGAAAGGGGAAGCGGGGTCGGACGTGTCCCTGACGGACCTGGGCTTCCAGACCGACCTCCGTGTCTACCTCCACCTGCGGCAGACGTGGCTGGCGTTCC tGATCATCCTGTGCGTGCTGGAGCTGGTGATCGTGCTGCTGCTCATCTTCCTGCGCAAGAGGATCCTCATCGCCATTGCGCTCATCAAGGAGGCCAGCAG GGCCATTGGTCACGTCATGTCGTCGCTGCTGTTCCCCTTGTGCACcttcttcctgctgtgcctctgcaTCGCCTACTGGGCCAGCACTGCAGT CTTCCTGTCTACCTCCAACGAGGCTGTTTACAAGGTGTTCAATGAGTCCACGTGCCCCTTCTCTGGGCAGACCTGCAATCCCGAG ACCTTCAACACCAGCAACGTCACCAAGCTGTGCCCTGATGCCCAGTGCCTCTTCGCGTTCTACGGCGGCGAGACCGCCTATCACAAGTACCTCATCGTGCTCCAGTTCTTCAACGTCTTCATGTTCTTCTGGCTCGCCAACTTCGTCATCGCGCTGGGCCAGGTGACGCTGGCGGGCGCCTTCGCCTCCTACTACTGGGCCTTCAAGAAGCCCGACGACATGCCGGCCTTCCCGCTCTTCTCCGCCTTCGGCCGCGCGCTCCG GTACCACACCGGCTCGCTGGCCTTCGGCTCGCTAGTCCTGGCCATTGTCCAGGTCATTAGGGTCACGCTGGAGTACCTGGACCACCGGCTGAAAG CTGCCGAGAACAAGTTTGCCAAGTTCCTCCTGAGCTGCCTCAAGTGCTGCTTCTGGTGCCTGGAAAAGTTCATCAAGTTCCTCAACAGGAACGCCTACATCATG ATCGCCGTCTACGGCACCAACTTCTGCACCTCGGCCCGGAATGCGTTCTTCCTGCTGATGAGGAACATCATCCG GGTGGCCGTGTTAGATAAAGTCACggatttcctcttcttccttggGAAGCTCCTCATTGTGGGAAGCGTGG GAATCCTcgccttcttcttcttcacccAGCGGATAAAGCTGGTCCAGGACACAGCGCCGTCGCTGAATTACTACTGGGTCCCGATTCTG ACAGTGATCGTGGGCTCCTACCTCATTGCCCACGGGTTCTTCAGCGTGTACGGCATGTGCGTGGACAccctcttcctctgcttct GTGAAGATCTGGAGAGAAACGATGGATCTCCGGAGAGGCCTTACTACATGTCCCCCGAGCTCAGCGAGATCCTGCTGAAGGGGCACCTAGAACCTTCTAAAAGCGCCGATAGCCAAGGCTAG
- the SLC44A2 gene encoding choline transporter-like protein 2 isoform X4, translated as MGGHGDNYYGKHGTPQKYDPTFKGPIYDRGCTDIICCVLLVVAIVGYVVVGVVAWTHGDPRKVIHPTDSRGQFCGQQGTPNEKKPFLFYFDIVKCASPLVLLEFQCPTTQICVSKCPDRYMTYMTAYGNPTSLQYYRDFCTPEFGNSQKGPIEVLKDKECPAMLIPSTPLARRCFPAIQAKKGVIMVGNETTYDDGRGHRRNVTELLEGAKKANVVLETRQLAMKIFEDYTVSWYWIIIGLVIAMVASLIFIVLLRFLAGIMVWVMIVMVILVLGYGIFHCYMEYAKLKGEAGSDVSLTDLGFQTDLRVYLHLRQTWLAFLIILCVLELVIVLLLIFLRKRILIAIALIKEASRAIGHVMSSLLFPLCTFFLLCLCIAYWASTAVFLSTSNEAVYKVFNESTCPFSGQTCNPETFNTSNVTKLCPDAQCLFAFYGGETAYHKYLIVLQFFNVFMFFWLANFVIALGQVTLAGAFASYYWAFKKPDDMPAFPLFSAFGRALRYHTGSLAFGSLVLAIVQVIRVTLEYLDHRLKAAENKFAKFLLSCLKCCFWCLEKFIKFLNRNAYIMIAVYGTNFCTSARNAFFLLMRNIIRVAVLDKVTDFLFFLGKLLIVGSVGILAFFFFTQRIKLVQDTAPSLNYYWVPILTVIVGSYLIAHGFFSVYGMCVDTLFLCFCEDLERNDGSPERPYYMSPELSEILLKGHLEPSKSADSQG; from the exons ATGGGGGGCCACGGGGACAACTACTACGGCAAACACG GAACGCCACAGAAGTATGACCCGACTTTCAAAGGTCCCATCTATGACAG gggctgcactgACATCATCTGCTGCGTCCTGCTCGTGGTGGCCATCGTGGGCTACGTGGTGGTCGGCGTCGTGG CCTGGACCCACGGGGACCCCCGGAAGGTGATCCACCCCACGGACAGCCGCGGGCAGTTCTGCGGGCAGCAGGGGACCCCCAACGA gaaaaaacctttccttttttactttGACATCGTCAAGTGCGCGAGCccgctggtgctgctggaattCCAGTGCCCGACCACGCAG ATCTGCGTCAGCAAATGCCCTGACCGGTACATGACATACATGACCGCCTACGGAAACCCCACCTCGCTGCAATATTACCGGGATTTCTGCACCCCCGAGTTCGGGAACTCGCAGAAG GGTCCCATCGAGGTGTTGAAGGACAAGGAGTGTCCGGCCATGCTCATTCCCAGCACCCCAC TGGCACGGAGGTGCTTCCCGGCCATCCAGGCCAAGAAGGGCGTCATCATGGTGGGCAACGAGACCACCTACGACGATGGCCGCGGGCACCGCAGGAACGTCACTGAGCTGCTGGAAGGGGCCAA AAAAGCCAACGTGGTGCTGGAGACCCGGCAGCTGGCCATGAAGATCTTCGAGGATTACACGGTGTCCTGGTACTGGATCATCAT AGGCCTCGTCATCGCTATGGTAGCCAGCCTGATCTTCATCGTGCTGCTGCGCTTCCTGGCCGGGATCATGGTCTGGGTGATGATTGTGATGGTGATCCTGGTGCTGGGATATg GAATCTTCCACTGTTACATGGAATACGCCAAGCTGAAAGGGGAAGCGGGGTCGGACGTGTCCCTGACGGACCTGGGCTTCCAGACCGACCTCCGTGTCTACCTCCACCTGCGGCAGACGTGGCTGGCGTTCC tGATCATCCTGTGCGTGCTGGAGCTGGTGATCGTGCTGCTGCTCATCTTCCTGCGCAAGAGGATCCTCATCGCCATTGCGCTCATCAAGGAGGCCAGCAG GGCCATTGGTCACGTCATGTCGTCGCTGCTGTTCCCCTTGTGCACcttcttcctgctgtgcctctgcaTCGCCTACTGGGCCAGCACTGCAGT CTTCCTGTCTACCTCCAACGAGGCTGTTTACAAGGTGTTCAATGAGTCCACGTGCCCCTTCTCTGGGCAGACCTGCAATCCCGAG ACCTTCAACACCAGCAACGTCACCAAGCTGTGCCCTGATGCCCAGTGCCTCTTCGCGTTCTACGGCGGCGAGACCGCCTATCACAAGTACCTCATCGTGCTCCAGTTCTTCAACGTCTTCATGTTCTTCTGGCTCGCCAACTTCGTCATCGCGCTGGGCCAGGTGACGCTGGCGGGCGCCTTCGCCTCCTACTACTGGGCCTTCAAGAAGCCCGACGACATGCCGGCCTTCCCGCTCTTCTCCGCCTTCGGCCGCGCGCTCCG GTACCACACCGGCTCGCTGGCCTTCGGCTCGCTAGTCCTGGCCATTGTCCAGGTCATTAGGGTCACGCTGGAGTACCTGGACCACCGGCTGAAAG CTGCCGAGAACAAGTTTGCCAAGTTCCTCCTGAGCTGCCTCAAGTGCTGCTTCTGGTGCCTGGAAAAGTTCATCAAGTTCCTCAACAGGAACGCCTACATCATG ATCGCCGTCTACGGCACCAACTTCTGCACCTCGGCCCGGAATGCGTTCTTCCTGCTGATGAGGAACATCATCCG GGTGGCCGTGTTAGATAAAGTCACggatttcctcttcttccttggGAAGCTCCTCATTGTGGGAAGCGTGG GAATCCTcgccttcttcttcttcacccAGCGGATAAAGCTGGTCCAGGACACAGCGCCGTCGCTGAATTACTACTGGGTCCCGATTCTG ACAGTGATCGTGGGCTCCTACCTCATTGCCCACGGGTTCTTCAGCGTGTACGGCATGTGCGTGGACAccctcttcctctgcttct GTGAAGATCTGGAGAGAAACGATGGATCTCCGGAGAGGCCTTACTACATGTCCCCCGAGCTCAGCGAGATCCTGCTGAAGGGGCACCTAGAACCTTCTAAAAGCGCCGATAGCCAAGGCTAG
- the SLC44A2 gene encoding choline transporter-like protein 2 isoform X2 has translation MDRAAGRRKPNGDYGTPQKYDPTFKGPIYDRGCTDIICCVLLVVAIVGYVVVGVVAWTHGDPRKVIHPTDSRGQFCGQQGTPNEKKPFLFYFDIVKCASPLVLLEFQCPTTQICVSKCPDRYMTYMTAYGNPTSLQYYRDFCTPEFGNSQKGPIEVLKDKECPAMLIPSTPLARRCFPAIQAKKGVIMVGNETTYDDGRGHRRNVTELLEGAKKANVVLETRQLAMKIFEDYTVSWYWIIIGLVIAMVASLIFIVLLRFLAGIMVWVMIVMVILVLGYGIFHCYMEYAKLKGEAGSDVSLTDLGFQTDLRVYLHLRQTWLAFLIILCVLELVIVLLLIFLRKRILIAIALIKEASRAIGHVMSSLLFPLCTFFLLCLCIAYWASTAVFLSTSNEAVYKVFNESTCPFSGQTCNPETFNTSNVTKLCPDAQCLFAFYGGETAYHKYLIVLQFFNVFMFFWLANFVIALGQVTLAGAFASYYWAFKKPDDMPAFPLFSAFGRALRYHTGSLAFGSLVLAIVQVIRVTLEYLDHRLKAAENKFAKFLLSCLKCCFWCLEKFIKFLNRNAYIMIAVYGTNFCTSARNAFFLLMRNIIRVAVLDKVTDFLFFLGKLLIVGSVGILAFFFFTQRIKLVQDTAPSLNYYWVPILTVIVGSYLIAHGFFSVYGMCVDTLFLCFLEDLERNDGSAEKPYFMSQNLRKLLKKTNKGQPDA, from the exons ATGGACCGAGCCGCGGGCAGGAGGAAACCGAACGGCGATTACG GAACGCCACAGAAGTATGACCCGACTTTCAAAGGTCCCATCTATGACAG gggctgcactgACATCATCTGCTGCGTCCTGCTCGTGGTGGCCATCGTGGGCTACGTGGTGGTCGGCGTCGTGG CCTGGACCCACGGGGACCCCCGGAAGGTGATCCACCCCACGGACAGCCGCGGGCAGTTCTGCGGGCAGCAGGGGACCCCCAACGA gaaaaaacctttccttttttactttGACATCGTCAAGTGCGCGAGCccgctggtgctgctggaattCCAGTGCCCGACCACGCAG ATCTGCGTCAGCAAATGCCCTGACCGGTACATGACATACATGACCGCCTACGGAAACCCCACCTCGCTGCAATATTACCGGGATTTCTGCACCCCCGAGTTCGGGAACTCGCAGAAG GGTCCCATCGAGGTGTTGAAGGACAAGGAGTGTCCGGCCATGCTCATTCCCAGCACCCCAC TGGCACGGAGGTGCTTCCCGGCCATCCAGGCCAAGAAGGGCGTCATCATGGTGGGCAACGAGACCACCTACGACGATGGCCGCGGGCACCGCAGGAACGTCACTGAGCTGCTGGAAGGGGCCAA AAAAGCCAACGTGGTGCTGGAGACCCGGCAGCTGGCCATGAAGATCTTCGAGGATTACACGGTGTCCTGGTACTGGATCATCAT AGGCCTCGTCATCGCTATGGTAGCCAGCCTGATCTTCATCGTGCTGCTGCGCTTCCTGGCCGGGATCATGGTCTGGGTGATGATTGTGATGGTGATCCTGGTGCTGGGATATg GAATCTTCCACTGTTACATGGAATACGCCAAGCTGAAAGGGGAAGCGGGGTCGGACGTGTCCCTGACGGACCTGGGCTTCCAGACCGACCTCCGTGTCTACCTCCACCTGCGGCAGACGTGGCTGGCGTTCC tGATCATCCTGTGCGTGCTGGAGCTGGTGATCGTGCTGCTGCTCATCTTCCTGCGCAAGAGGATCCTCATCGCCATTGCGCTCATCAAGGAGGCCAGCAG GGCCATTGGTCACGTCATGTCGTCGCTGCTGTTCCCCTTGTGCACcttcttcctgctgtgcctctgcaTCGCCTACTGGGCCAGCACTGCAGT CTTCCTGTCTACCTCCAACGAGGCTGTTTACAAGGTGTTCAATGAGTCCACGTGCCCCTTCTCTGGGCAGACCTGCAATCCCGAG ACCTTCAACACCAGCAACGTCACCAAGCTGTGCCCTGATGCCCAGTGCCTCTTCGCGTTCTACGGCGGCGAGACCGCCTATCACAAGTACCTCATCGTGCTCCAGTTCTTCAACGTCTTCATGTTCTTCTGGCTCGCCAACTTCGTCATCGCGCTGGGCCAGGTGACGCTGGCGGGCGCCTTCGCCTCCTACTACTGGGCCTTCAAGAAGCCCGACGACATGCCGGCCTTCCCGCTCTTCTCCGCCTTCGGCCGCGCGCTCCG GTACCACACCGGCTCGCTGGCCTTCGGCTCGCTAGTCCTGGCCATTGTCCAGGTCATTAGGGTCACGCTGGAGTACCTGGACCACCGGCTGAAAG CTGCCGAGAACAAGTTTGCCAAGTTCCTCCTGAGCTGCCTCAAGTGCTGCTTCTGGTGCCTGGAAAAGTTCATCAAGTTCCTCAACAGGAACGCCTACATCATG ATCGCCGTCTACGGCACCAACTTCTGCACCTCGGCCCGGAATGCGTTCTTCCTGCTGATGAGGAACATCATCCG GGTGGCCGTGTTAGATAAAGTCACggatttcctcttcttccttggGAAGCTCCTCATTGTGGGAAGCGTGG GAATCCTcgccttcttcttcttcacccAGCGGATAAAGCTGGTCCAGGACACAGCGCCGTCGCTGAATTACTACTGGGTCCCGATTCTG ACAGTGATCGTGGGCTCCTACCTCATTGCCCACGGGTTCTTCAGCGTGTACGGCATGTGCGTGGACAccctcttcctctgcttct TGGAAGACCTGGAGCGCAACGACGGCTCTGCGGAAAAGCCCTACTTCATGTCCCAGAACCTGAGGAAGCTGCTCAAGAAGACCAACAAAGGCCAGCCCGACGCGTAG